A region of Staphylococcus sp. IVB6181 DNA encodes the following proteins:
- a CDS encoding NCS2 family permease — protein MKKYFQFDKYQTNYRREILGGLTTFLSMAYILAVNPQILSLAGVKGIPDDMKMDQGAVFVATALAAFVGSLFMGLIARYPIALAPGMGLNAFFAFTVVLTMGIPWQIGLSGVLCSGIFFAILTVTGLRETIINAIPYEMKMAVTAGIGLFITFVGLQGAGIIINNDSTLVTLGHITDGKVLLAVFGIIVTVVLYAKKIPGAIFIGMILTSVGGLITGLIQMPHAVVGKVPSIAPTFGAAFEAFKDPSQLFTVQFLIVILTFLFIDFFDTAGTLVAVASQAGIMKDNKLPRAGRALFSDSIATIVGSIFGTTTTTSYIESTSGVAVGARTGFASIVTGLGFLLALFFSPLMAVVTSAVTAPALIVVGVLMAGNLSEIDWKKFELAVPAFITIIMMPLSYSIATGIACGFIFYPITMLMTKRHKEVHPIMYILMVLFILYFVFVHG, from the coding sequence GTGAAAAAATATTTCCAATTTGATAAGTATCAAACGAATTATCGCAGAGAGATTTTAGGTGGATTAACAACTTTCTTATCTATGGCTTACATATTAGCTGTTAACCCGCAGATTTTAAGTTTAGCAGGTGTTAAGGGTATTCCTGACGATATGAAAATGGACCAAGGTGCTGTCTTTGTGGCTACAGCGTTAGCTGCTTTTGTTGGTTCTCTGTTCATGGGATTGATTGCCAGATATCCGATTGCATTAGCACCGGGGATGGGGCTTAATGCCTTCTTCGCCTTCACAGTAGTATTAACGATGGGAATTCCTTGGCAAATCGGTTTATCCGGCGTACTTTGTTCGGGTATCTTCTTCGCAATACTGACAGTAACCGGACTCCGGGAAACCATTATCAATGCGATTCCTTATGAGATGAAGATGGCAGTGACAGCCGGTATCGGTTTATTTATTACCTTTGTCGGTCTGCAAGGTGCAGGTATTATTATCAATAATGATTCTACACTAGTGACACTTGGACATATTACAGACGGCAAAGTACTGTTAGCTGTCTTTGGTATTATAGTTACGGTAGTATTGTATGCTAAGAAAATACCGGGTGCGATCTTTATCGGTATGATTTTAACGTCTGTCGGCGGTTTGATTACAGGATTGATTCAAATGCCGCATGCGGTCGTGGGTAAAGTACCAAGCATTGCGCCGACATTCGGTGCAGCCTTTGAAGCATTTAAAGATCCGAGTCAGTTATTTACAGTTCAATTTTTAATTGTAATTTTGACATTCTTATTCATCGACTTCTTTGATACAGCAGGTACATTGGTTGCTGTAGCATCACAAGCAGGAATTATGAAAGATAATAAATTACCGCGTGCAGGACGTGCATTATTCTCAGATTCGATTGCGACAATTGTAGGTTCTATCTTCGGTACAACAACAACGACTTCTTATATCGAATCGACTTCAGGTGTAGCAGTAGGGGCAAGAACTGGATTTGCTAGTATTGTGACAGGGCTTGGTTTCTTGCTTGCATTGTTCTTCAGTCCATTGATGGCAGTTGTGACAAGTGCTGTGACAGCACCGGCATTGATTGTGGTAGGTGTACTGATGGCCGGCAACCTATCTGAAATCGATTGGAAGAAATTCGAACTTGCAGTACCGGCATTTATCACAATTATCATGATGCCTTTATCTTATTCTATTGCGACAGGGATAGCATGCGGCTTCATTTTCTATCCTATTACCATGTTAATGACGAAACGTCATAAAGAAGTACATCCTATTATGTACATTTTAATGGTCTTATTCATTTTATACTTTGTCTTTGTACATGGATAA